The stretch of DNA AATGGAGAAGTCTGAAGAGTAACATACTTCTTCTGAGCTAAGTCATAATAACAGAACTTTACAGGAGGAATTGCGACTAGGCCTTCTTGATGAGGGATAACAACCTGGTCGTAAACCATATTTCCTTCTGCCCCCTTTGTCGTCAATTGTGTTTTATCCGTAACTTTCACATCGTATGCTTCAAATTCCTTAGGAATCTGAATGATAGGTTTCTTAATCAACTTCAAGTTTCCTGCTCCACTAACAACAACGCGAATCGTAACAGGATTACCAGCCTTTACCTCTTTCTTATTTAATTGCGCAGATAGATTGAAATGTCCTACACCACCAGAGAAGTCTGCAGGACGATTTGGCAAAGACAAAACCTTAATAGCTAATCCTGGTGCAACAATATCTTTCTTGATATTGGTGCTACCTCCATCAATACCAAAAGCCTCAAAAGGATTAAAGTTGTTTGATTCTTGGATGATTCCATGAAATGTCAAAGGTGGAACATTCAATGTTCCAGTCATTTGTGGATACATTACGTATTGACTCCAAGTAACACAATTATATAAACGCTTCCCAATACGTTCTTTATGGAAAGTCTTTTGTTGTGGTAAATCTACTTCTTGTACATGGAACCCAACTAAGTCAGGCATTTTACCAATAAGCTGGCGCAAATTCTTTGTTGTATAAACTTTATAAGTAAGTAGAACTGGCTCCTGTTCGTAAACAGTGGTCTTATTTGCAATTACCTTTATAAATAAATCGTTTGATGAAACTTTTAATGATGCTGTCCGTTGATCATTGTGCAAATCATAATGTCCAGCATTTGTAGGTCCATTGACAGCAACAATCTTTACAGGCGTAGATGCAAGTTCCTGATCATTAACAAAAATATGAGCAGGTCCAATGTTTACATTTCCTTTCTTTGTTGCGATAAAGACGTAAGTAAATGATACTGAAGACGAGCTACTTGCGTGTCCGTCAATGAATTGATAATTTGATTGTGAAGAGGTAGCAGGTCCAAACACCTTTTCAAGTCCGTTTGATAATCTACCTAATTGAAATCTACGTACATCTTGTGTATATACGATGTATTCAACCTGAAATTCCTCCCCTACTGTCACTTGTTTAGGTGCAGCTACCCGAACTCGTTGTGCTTGTAAAAGACAAACACTAATGACAGATAGTAATAAAATAATATATCGTTTCATATCTTCAAAATTACCAGTTTTTATCAAGTTTTTTATCAGAAGGCTGACGCATAACTTTAGATAAGCGTTCTTGCGTCTCTTTTTCTTGTTGCTTAACAGCATTGAGAAGTTGTTCAGCATTATCTTTACTCATTCCTTGGTTATCTTTTTGTTGCTGATTCTTCTGATGATTGTTTTTGTTATTATTCTGATTTTTGGATTGATTCTTCTTATCTTTATTTTTGTCCTTATTATTATCTGATTTATTTTTACTTGATGATTGCTTATTTTTCTGTTGCTGTTTTTGCTTACGTTTGCATAATTCTAAGTTATATCGAGCATTCTTATGGTCAGGATTGCTACGCAAAGCACTTTTATATGCTTCTATAGCCTTTGAATAGTCTTGCTCACCTTGAGAAATAGTTCCTAAGTTATTATAACTACTTGACTGCCGTAGAGGATCTTTTTCTAACTTTGCAGCTTTCTCATAGAGTTTTTTAGCTTCATCATTCTTCTTCTGTTGCTGTAAACATCTACCCAAATTATAATTGGCAATTGCATTATTTGGATCTTTATCAACAGCCTTACGATAAAGTATCTCCGCTTGTGCATAGTTCTTTGAAGAAAAAAGTTTATTTCCTTCTCTAATGAACTGATTTGATGTCTGTGCATAACCGCTAACAAACATCAACAACATACATATTATGATATAAAGTCGTTTTACCATATTCTTACCAACGTCTTTTTCTTTCAAGTAAC from Prevotella scopos JCM 17725 encodes:
- a CDS encoding tetratricopeptide repeat protein produces the protein MVKRLYIIICMLLMFVSGYAQTSNQFIREGNKLFSSKNYAQAEILYRKAVDKDPNNAIANYNLGRCLQQQKKNDEAKKLYEKAAKLEKDPLRQSSSYNNLGTISQGEQDYSKAIEAYKSALRSNPDHKNARYNLELCKRKQKQQQKNKQSSSKNKSDNNKDKNKDKKNQSKNQNNNKNNHQKNQQQKDNQGMSKDNAEQLLNAVKQQEKETQERLSKVMRQPSDKKLDKNW